One genomic window of Halococcus sediminicola includes the following:
- a CDS encoding 3-dehydroquinate synthase II produces the protein MTRSVWLKADDSVGDWESRKRRITAGLEAGVDWVLCDESDVARVRELGAVSVAAFADDGVDVIGDIESGERDATIVGKDSEGDGTVDLPADFSGSADLSALRRGEAAGAYVRIFNDDFEQFAEEAAAAADYTIVVGEDWTIIPLENLIARIGDETELIAGVESAAEARTAFETLEAGADGVLLDSDDPDEIRETVEIRDDADREKLDLQWAEITDIEQVGSADRVCVDTGSLLDDDEGMLVGSMSRGLFFVHAETAESPYVASRPFRVNAGAVHAYVRTPGGGTKYLSELGSGDEVQVVNTDGRAREALVGRAKIERRPMFRVEAVVGSDIDDAEGDDVAGDRIETLLQNAETIKVATREGPRAVTDLEAGDEVRVHYEATARHFGEAVDERIVEK, from the coding sequence ATGACACGCTCGGTCTGGCTCAAAGCCGACGATTCGGTAGGAGATTGGGAGAGTAGGAAACGACGCATCACCGCCGGACTGGAGGCGGGTGTCGATTGGGTGCTCTGTGACGAGAGCGACGTTGCGCGTGTGCGCGAACTCGGCGCGGTGTCGGTCGCGGCCTTCGCCGACGACGGCGTGGACGTCATCGGAGACATCGAATCCGGCGAGCGGGACGCGACCATCGTCGGCAAGGACAGCGAGGGCGACGGGACCGTGGACCTCCCCGCCGACTTCTCCGGCTCGGCGGACCTCTCGGCGCTCAGACGGGGCGAGGCGGCGGGTGCCTACGTGCGTATCTTCAACGACGACTTCGAACAGTTCGCCGAGGAGGCCGCCGCAGCGGCCGACTACACCATCGTCGTCGGCGAGGACTGGACCATCATTCCTCTGGAGAATCTCATCGCGCGCATCGGCGACGAGACCGAACTGATCGCGGGCGTCGAGAGCGCGGCGGAGGCCCGGACGGCTTTCGAGACGCTCGAAGCCGGTGCCGACGGCGTGTTGCTCGACAGCGACGACCCCGACGAGATCCGGGAGACGGTCGAAATTCGGGACGACGCCGACCGCGAGAAACTCGACCTCCAGTGGGCCGAAATCACCGACATCGAGCAGGTCGGCTCCGCCGATAGAGTCTGTGTCGATACGGGGTCGCTGCTCGACGACGACGAGGGAATGCTCGTCGGCTCGATGTCGCGCGGACTCTTCTTCGTCCACGCCGAGACGGCCGAATCGCCGTACGTCGCCTCCCGACCGTTCAGAGTGAACGCGGGGGCCGTCCACGCCTACGTCCGCACGCCCGGTGGCGGGACGAAGTATCTCTCTGAACTCGGCAGCGGCGACGAAGTCCAAGTCGTGAACACCGACGGCCGGGCGCGCGAGGCGCTCGTCGGCCGGGCGAAGATCGAGCGCCGGCCGATGTTCCGCGTCGAGGCCGTCGTCGGCAGCGACATCGACGATGCCGAGGGCGACGACGTCGCCGGCGACCGTATCGAGACGCTGCTCCAAAACGCAGAGACCATCAAAGTCGCCACCCGCGAGGGACCGCGGGCGGTGACTGACCTCGAAGCCGGCGACGAGGTGCGCGTCCACTACGAGGCGACGGCCAGACACTTCGGCGAGGCGGTCGACGAGCGCATCGTCGAGAAATAG
- the ygfZ gene encoding CAF17-like 4Fe-4S cluster assembly/insertion protein YgfZ, producing MTLVETLHESHGATFEERGGVRVASHYGRPERTQLAVRNVVGVIEMGYGVLTVTGEDRVEFVDNAVSNRVPREDGAGCYALLCDPQGKIETDLYIYTTAERLLIFTPPDRAEAVAEDWSAKTFIQDVEIEVSTTEFGVFGVHGPKATEKIASVLNGASTPEEKLRFVRGSMGDDGVTVIREDGLTGEEGYTVVCAADVAESVFDTLINNGLNAAPFGYRTWDALTLEAGTPLFDTELRGRIPNVLGLRNALDFEKGCYVGQEVVSRVENRGQPSRRLVALAPDSLPEAGAAVFDGDSTVGEVTRAVESPVRERPLALALVGFDCDAEDVTVRIDGEERAATVETLPFVDGSDRSARLPTY from the coding sequence ATGACGCTCGTCGAAACCCTTCACGAATCGCACGGCGCGACCTTCGAAGAGCGCGGTGGCGTCCGCGTCGCCAGTCATTACGGTCGCCCCGAGCGCACGCAGCTGGCAGTCAGAAACGTCGTCGGCGTCATCGAGATGGGGTATGGCGTGCTGACCGTGACTGGTGAGGACAGAGTCGAGTTCGTCGACAACGCCGTCTCGAATCGCGTGCCCCGCGAGGACGGCGCGGGCTGTTACGCATTGCTCTGTGACCCACAGGGCAAAATCGAGACCGACCTCTACATCTACACCACCGCCGAGCGCCTCCTGATTTTCACCCCGCCCGACCGCGCCGAAGCCGTGGCGGAGGACTGGTCGGCGAAGACGTTCATCCAGGACGTGGAAATCGAGGTTTCGACCACCGAATTCGGCGTCTTCGGCGTGCACGGCCCGAAGGCCACCGAGAAGATCGCCAGCGTCCTGAACGGCGCGAGCACGCCCGAAGAAAAACTCCGATTCGTCCGTGGGTCGATGGGCGACGACGGCGTGACGGTGATTCGAGAGGACGGTCTCACCGGCGAGGAGGGCTATACCGTGGTCTGTGCCGCCGACGTGGCCGAATCGGTGTTTGACACGCTCATCAACAACGGCCTGAACGCCGCACCCTTCGGCTATCGGACGTGGGATGCGCTCACGCTCGAAGCCGGCACGCCGCTGTTCGACACCGAGCTTCGCGGGCGAATCCCGAACGTGCTCGGCCTGCGCAACGCGCTCGACTTCGAGAAGGGCTGTTATGTGGGTCAAGAAGTCGTCTCACGCGTCGAGAACCGTGGACAGCCGAGCCGCCGACTCGTCGCTCTCGCTCCCGACAGCCTTCCCGAAGCGGGTGCGGCGGTCTTCGACGGGGATAGCACAGTCGGCGAGGTGACGCGCGCGGTCGAGAGTCCCGTGCGCGAGAGACCGCTCGCGCTCGCGCTGGTCGGGTTCGACTGCGACGCCGAGGACGTAACTGTCCGCATCGACGGCGAGGAGCGCGCGGCGACCGTCGAGACGCTCCCGTTCGTCGACGGCAGCGACCGCTCGGCGCGGCTACCCACCTATTAG
- the trpA gene encoding tryptophan synthase subunit alpha, which produces MSSIRAAFEDTDAALVPYITAGDPDPDATAAQVRALAAGGADVIELGLPFSEPIADGPTIQNAIQRALDAGMTPDRFLDLVRDLDVDVPLVCMTYYNLIYQYGREGGVEPFVEAAAGAGLSGLIVPDLPVEESDALKSACDFHDIDLVFIVAPTTRGERLERVLERVSGFVYVQARLGTTGARTDVSDQTHDSLARLAEADVPRAVGFGVSEGEHAREIVAAGAEGVVAGSVFVDIIAEKGADAADELETKARELKEGALAGIAPRPERT; this is translated from the coding sequence GTGAGTTCGATTCGTGCTGCCTTCGAGGACACCGACGCGGCGCTCGTCCCCTACATCACCGCCGGCGATCCCGACCCCGATGCGACCGCCGCACAGGTGCGCGCGCTCGCCGCGGGCGGTGCCGACGTCATCGAGCTGGGGCTACCCTTCTCGGAGCCGATCGCCGACGGCCCCACCATTCAGAACGCGATCCAACGCGCGCTCGACGCCGGCATGACGCCTGATCGGTTCCTCGATCTCGTGAGGGACCTCGACGTGGACGTTCCCCTCGTCTGCATGACCTACTACAACCTCATCTACCAGTACGGACGGGAGGGAGGCGTCGAGCCGTTCGTCGAGGCTGCCGCCGGGGCGGGCCTCTCGGGACTCATCGTGCCCGATCTCCCTGTCGAGGAGAGCGACGCGCTGAAATCGGCCTGCGATTTCCACGATATCGATCTGGTCTTCATCGTCGCGCCGACGACACGCGGCGAGCGTCTGGAGCGTGTACTGGAACGGGTCTCGGGCTTTGTCTATGTGCAGGCTCGCCTCGGGACGACCGGCGCGCGCACGGACGTGAGCGACCAGACCCACGACTCGCTCGCGCGGCTCGCGGAAGCCGACGTTCCCCGGGCAGTAGGATTCGGCGTCTCGGAGGGCGAACACGCCCGCGAGATCGTCGCCGCCGGCGCGGAGGGCGTCGTCGCCGGCAGCGTCTTCGTGGACATCATCGCCGAGAAAGGAGCCGACGCCGCCGACGAGTTGGAGACAAAGGCACGCGAACTCAAGGAGGGCGCGCTGGCGGGAATCGCGCCGCGACCGGAACGAACATAA
- a CDS encoding DUF6432 family protein, with product MRAKREFRDRGTTEVAVLDALVDRQEGMTVFELRSHADVGIDELETALAALKDDGLIETSTENGRLHIAPDERVVPDPGEDNHDPSFFDRLRERFGL from the coding sequence ATGAGGGCAAAGCGCGAGTTCCGGGACCGCGGGACGACCGAGGTGGCCGTCCTCGACGCGCTGGTCGACCGTCAGGAGGGCATGACGGTGTTCGAACTCCGCTCGCACGCCGACGTCGGCATCGACGAACTCGAAACCGCGCTGGCGGCGCTCAAAGACGACGGTCTCATCGAGACCAGCACCGAAAACGGCCGTCTGCACATCGCCCCCGACGAACGGGTCGTGCCGGACCCCGGTGAGGACAACCACGACCCGTCGTTTTTCGACAGGCTCCGCGAGCGCTTTGGCCTGTAG
- the rimI gene encoding ribosomal protein S18-alanine N-acetyltransferase → MARGRIGRVTAVQPVRTRETVRADLLAVFRIEKASFPQPWPYRAFERFLGSPGFLVADVGDEASEVAGYVVANSERHRGQAVGHVKDIAVAPTYRGRGIGATLLERALDTMRRQQVGTVKLEVRESNDPALALYRRYGFVHRRTAQGYYADGEDALVLVRELD, encoded by the coding sequence ATGGCGCGTGGCCGTATCGGTCGTGTGACGGCCGTCCAGCCCGTACGGACCCGCGAGACCGTCCGTGCCGACCTGCTCGCGGTATTTCGCATCGAGAAGGCCTCCTTCCCCCAGCCGTGGCCCTACCGCGCGTTCGAGCGCTTTCTCGGGAGTCCGGGCTTTCTCGTCGCCGACGTCGGTGACGAAGCGAGCGAGGTGGCCGGCTACGTGGTCGCCAACAGCGAACGCCATCGCGGTCAAGCGGTCGGCCACGTCAAGGACATCGCGGTCGCACCTACCTACCGAGGGCGGGGCATCGGCGCGACGCTGCTCGAACGCGCCCTCGACACCATGCGCCGCCAGCAGGTCGGAACGGTGAAACTCGAAGTCCGCGAGAGCAACGACCCCGCGCTCGCGCTCTATCGACGGTACGGCTTCGTCCACCGACGGACTGCGCAGGGCTACTACGCCGACGGCGAGGACGCGCTCGTGCTCGTCCGGGAACTCGACTGA
- a CDS encoding geranylgeranyl reductase family protein — MYDFVVVGAGPAGARFSRQAAHAGHDVLCLERGEVGRPLACSGHVSTDIWKFTPEGAREELLQNEISGARFHVGGPGSDSQLFYKDETISNVIDRVGLDRTLARAAREAGADLRENHSVVGVKENEDHATVTVRTPDGTETVRTRMVAGCDGPVSRVRRELAMPEPGEKLQGILAFSDERDPGAHVDVHLTVPEFFAWRIPRGEAGVEYGLGAAPGENATDLFDRFLDEYGVETGENCAGMIPIGPAERVTSDRAFLVGDAAAQTKPFTGGGILYGMTAADHAAREIDPRRPETLEKYEEAWRGDLAREIRLGHWVRRAYSLPEPVQKAGLGALSGEIGVHMDKPSTLFSPESLKTLLSRS, encoded by the coding sequence ATGTACGATTTCGTCGTCGTGGGGGCCGGACCCGCCGGTGCGCGCTTTTCCCGGCAGGCGGCCCATGCGGGCCACGACGTGCTCTGTCTCGAACGCGGCGAGGTGGGACGCCCGCTCGCCTGCTCAGGCCACGTCTCCACCGACATCTGGAAGTTCACGCCCGAGGGCGCGCGCGAGGAACTGCTCCAGAACGAGATTTCGGGCGCGCGCTTTCACGTCGGCGGTCCCGGCAGCGACAGCCAGCTCTTCTACAAGGACGAGACCATTTCAAACGTCATCGACAGGGTAGGACTCGACCGTACGCTCGCGCGCGCGGCCCGCGAGGCGGGAGCCGACCTCCGGGAGAACCACAGCGTCGTCGGCGTCAAGGAGAACGAGGATCACGCAACGGTGACGGTGCGCACGCCCGACGGCACCGAGACCGTCCGAACGAGGATGGTCGCGGGCTGTGACGGGCCGGTTTCGCGGGTACGCCGCGAACTCGCCATGCCCGAACCGGGCGAGAAACTCCAGGGAATCCTCGCCTTCTCGGACGAACGCGACCCCGGCGCGCACGTCGACGTCCACCTCACGGTCCCCGAATTCTTCGCGTGGCGCATCCCGAGAGGCGAGGCGGGCGTCGAGTACGGTCTCGGGGCCGCACCGGGCGAGAACGCGACTGACCTGTTCGACCGATTCCTCGACGAATATGGCGTCGAGACCGGTGAGAACTGTGCCGGGATGATCCCCATCGGACCGGCAGAGCGCGTCACGAGCGACCGGGCCTTCCTCGTCGGCGACGCCGCCGCCCAGACCAAACCGTTCACCGGCGGCGGCATCCTCTACGGGATGACCGCCGCCGACCACGCCGCCCGCGAGATCGATCCCCGGCGACCCGAAACCCTCGAAAAATACGAGGAGGCGTGGCGCGGGGACCTCGCGCGCGAGATTCGGCTCGGCCACTGGGTCCGGCGGGCGTATTCACTGCCCGAACCCGTCCAGAAAGCGGGTCTCGGCGCGCTGTCGGGCGAAATCGGCGTCCACATGGACAAGCCCTCGACGCTGTTCTCGCCGGAGAGTTTGAAGACACTGCTCTCGCGGTCCTAA
- a CDS encoding cell division protein SepF, whose translation MGLMDDLLGGGGSRQRQAGGEYVSLDIDDVEGGVEAATTQVHIARIEGQRDVIDIKNAIYDGDIVIADITRHATTDRTMERITQDLQEITREVGGDIVQKADDQLIITPATVGISRTKLGE comes from the coding sequence ATGGGACTCATGGACGATCTTCTCGGGGGTGGCGGCTCCCGGCAGCGACAGGCCGGCGGCGAGTACGTCTCCCTCGACATCGACGACGTCGAGGGCGGCGTCGAGGCGGCGACGACGCAGGTACACATCGCGCGCATCGAGGGCCAGCGCGACGTCATCGACATCAAAAACGCCATCTACGACGGCGACATCGTCATCGCCGACATCACCCGTCACGCCACGACCGACCGCACGATGGAGCGCATCACGCAGGACCTCCAGGAGATCACCCGCGAGGTCGGCGGCGACATCGTCCAGAAGGCCGACGACCAGCTCATCATCACGCCCGCCACGGTCGGTATCAGCCGGACGAAACTCGGCGAGTAG
- a CDS encoding DUF5611 family protein codes for MREYKMRRGEHLEERIPDMEATIEEYFGPPTATEAYEGSDLYVVEDPENPVFERIVAGTVEYGSKKDTLAVHFEERPAEEVIAEGNADAAADAVDAKNDFLLEATGRDAKSRRESMKRTVEDDADTPENV; via the coding sequence ATGCGTGAGTACAAGATGCGCCGCGGCGAGCACTTGGAGGAGCGAATCCCCGACATGGAAGCGACCATCGAGGAGTACTTCGGCCCGCCGACCGCGACCGAGGCCTACGAGGGCAGCGACCTCTACGTAGTCGAAGACCCAGAGAATCCGGTCTTCGAGCGCATCGTCGCCGGCACGGTTGAGTACGGCTCGAAGAAGGATACTTTGGCTGTGCACTTCGAGGAGCGCCCCGCCGAGGAGGTCATCGCCGAGGGCAACGCCGACGCCGCGGCGGATGCGGTGGACGCGAAGAACGATTTCCTGCTCGAAGCGACCGGGAGGGATGCGAAAAGTCGTCGTGAGTCGATGAAGCGGACAGTCGAAGACGACGCGGACACACCGGAAAACGTCTGA
- a CDS encoding 2-amino-3,7-dideoxy-D-threo-hept-6-ulosonate synthase, with the protein MHTGTHARLGRIGTDGRYLVVPMDHGLTLGAVAGLADIESTIDAVTRGGADSVLTQKGIAPRVHPNSNEAGYIVHLNGSTVGGPDTNDKRITGTVEAAIRAGADAVSLHLNVGSESEPKQIEDLARITERATDFGIPVLAMTYARGPGVDGADPERLAHAARLGEELGADLIKTGYSGDGESFKHVVESTRLPVLIAGGKPESDRASLEAVRGAMDAGAAGVSMGRTVFQHENPEAMTRAVSGVVHDDLPVEEALDRAGLAVEA; encoded by the coding sequence ATGCACACCGGTACGCACGCACGACTCGGACGCATCGGAACCGACGGCCGCTACCTCGTGGTGCCGATGGACCACGGCCTCACCCTCGGCGCAGTGGCTGGACTCGCGGACATCGAATCCACCATTGACGCGGTGACACGCGGCGGCGCGGATTCGGTGCTCACACAGAAGGGCATCGCGCCCCGAGTCCATCCCAACTCGAACGAGGCGGGCTACATCGTTCATCTCAACGGCTCGACGGTCGGCGGCCCCGACACGAACGACAAACGAATCACGGGAACTGTGGAGGCGGCTATCCGCGCGGGTGCGGACGCCGTCTCGCTCCATCTCAACGTCGGCAGCGAGAGCGAACCGAAGCAGATCGAGGACCTCGCGCGCATCACCGAGCGCGCGACCGATTTCGGCATCCCCGTGCTGGCGATGACCTACGCGCGTGGGCCGGGCGTCGACGGGGCCGACCCGGAGCGCCTCGCCCACGCGGCCAGACTCGGCGAGGAACTCGGTGCCGACCTCATCAAGACCGGCTACTCGGGCGACGGCGAGAGTTTCAAACACGTGGTCGAGTCCACTCGTCTTCCTGTCCTCATCGCGGGCGGCAAACCCGAGAGCGACCGCGCCTCGCTCGAGGCTGTTCGCGGCGCGATGGACGCCGGCGCGGCGGGCGTCTCGATGGGCCGAACCGTCTTCCAGCACGAAAATCCCGAGGCGATGACGCGCGCAGTCTCCGGTGTGGTGCACGACGACCTCCCCGTTGAGGAAGCCCTCGACAGGGCCGGACTGGCCGTCGAAGCCTAG
- the hemB gene encoding porphobilinogen synthase, producing MDLTRRPRRLRRDGLRELVGETHLHESDLVAPVFVDATTDEQVPIESMPGHERVPVSEAVARVEEIQETGVESIILFGIPGSKDARGTRAWAEDGVVQRALRRISDETDVFTITDVCLCEYTDHGHCGVLDDGARERWERVETDGGVAASEQESDLTVDNDETLDLLGKISKSHAAAGADMIAPSSATDGMVGAIREALDGAGYTDIPIMSYAAKYESAFYGPFRDAADGAPAFGDRRHYQMDPANSDEALREVDLDVEQGADVLMVKPALPYLDVVGRVDEHTDRPVAAYNVSGEYAMLHAAAENGWLDIEEVAHESLLSIKRAGADLIVTYFAESVAETL from the coding sequence ATGGACCTCACGCGCCGCCCGCGACGGCTCCGCCGGGACGGACTTCGGGAACTGGTCGGCGAGACGCACCTCCACGAAAGCGACCTCGTCGCGCCGGTGTTCGTCGACGCCACGACCGACGAGCAGGTGCCCATCGAATCCATGCCGGGCCATGAGCGCGTGCCCGTGAGCGAGGCAGTCGCGCGCGTCGAGGAAATCCAAGAAACGGGCGTCGAGTCGATCATCCTGTTCGGCATCCCCGGATCGAAGGATGCCCGAGGGACCCGCGCGTGGGCCGAGGATGGCGTCGTCCAGCGCGCACTCCGCCGTATTTCCGACGAAACGGACGTTTTCACGATCACCGACGTCTGTCTCTGTGAGTACACCGACCACGGCCACTGCGGGGTGCTCGACGACGGCGCGCGCGAGCGCTGGGAACGTGTGGAAACCGATGGCGGTGTAGCGGCGAGCGAACAGGAATCGGACCTCACCGTGGACAACGACGAAACCCTAGACTTGCTCGGCAAGATCTCCAAGAGCCACGCCGCGGCGGGCGCGGACATGATCGCCCCGAGCAGCGCCACCGACGGGATGGTCGGCGCGATCCGGGAGGCGCTTGATGGAGCGGGATACACCGATATTCCGATCATGAGCTACGCCGCGAAGTACGAATCGGCCTTTTACGGACCGTTTCGGGACGCCGCCGACGGCGCACCGGCCTTCGGCGACCGCCGGCATTACCAGATGGACCCCGCAAACTCCGACGAGGCGCTGCGGGAGGTCGATCTCGACGTCGAGCAGGGCGCGGACGTGCTGATGGTCAAACCGGCACTCCCCTATCTCGACGTCGTCGGGCGGGTCGACGAGCACACCGACCGGCCCGTGGCGGCCTACAACGTCTCCGGCGAGTACGCGATGCTCCACGCGGCCGCCGAGAACGGCTGGCTCGACATCGAAGAGGTCGCCCACGAGTCGCTGCTCTCGATAAAACGCGCCGGCGCGGACCTGATCGTCACCTACTTCGCCGAGAGCGTCGCCGAGACGCTCTGA
- a CDS encoding DedA family protein encodes MAAVLQIAEMPPYLRDLLNSEYALLILFGVFVLEGAMLMYFMPSEAIVPVSIGLLGTTIPTITTIIGVAVLGATVGQVGLFVLAKRGGREWLLEKRWFRVSDSSLDRFDGWFERWGPVVVPVSNALLFTRGMLTVPAGFAEMSTRKFVVLSAIGTVIFESALAALSLGVIEVAF; translated from the coding sequence ATGGCTGCGGTCCTCCAAATCGCCGAGATGCCGCCCTACCTTCGGGACCTGCTGAACTCCGAGTACGCCCTGCTCATCCTCTTCGGTGTGTTCGTCCTCGAAGGGGCGATGTTGATGTACTTCATGCCGAGCGAGGCCATCGTGCCCGTCTCGATCGGTCTGCTCGGCACCACGATCCCGACCATCACGACCATCATCGGCGTCGCCGTCCTCGGCGCGACCGTCGGGCAGGTCGGCCTGTTCGTGCTCGCGAAGCGCGGCGGCCGCGAGTGGCTGCTCGAAAAGCGCTGGTTCCGGGTGAGCGATTCGAGTCTCGACCGTTTCGACGGCTGGTTCGAGCGCTGGGGGCCCGTGGTGGTGCCGGTGAGCAACGCCCTGCTGTTCACCCGCGGGATGCTCACCGTGCCCGCGGGCTTCGCCGAGATGAGCACCCGAAAGTTCGTCGTCCTCTCGGCGATCGGCACCGTGATCTTCGAGTCGGCGCTCGCTGCGCTCTCGCTCGGCGTCATCGAAGTCGCGTTCTGA
- a CDS encoding DUF7093 family protein, which translates to MGVKCSLLGHDYGDSEVERERDEDGNELIRTAKRVERCRNCGHTRTISANTEVTALESAAGVVREPDGTVVATNGSAMTEEGVAIETTEGDERTVEEPTPADPPADERESPASHSPETAEPAEVSETGRDESEPVEPTEPVPIDRIEHGSDPQRPAREPGEWPGEPDTAADGLDSSGSLVDGGAAVGRWPDGTTAGTTHESEEGEAATRGKRQSRKPGDALSCGACTFTSPIADSPLRAGDICPDCGTGYLAWETRKG; encoded by the coding sequence ATGGGAGTCAAGTGTTCGCTGCTCGGGCACGACTACGGCGACAGCGAGGTCGAGCGCGAGCGCGACGAGGACGGCAACGAACTGATTCGAACGGCAAAGCGCGTCGAGCGCTGTCGCAACTGCGGCCACACACGAACGATCTCCGCAAACACGGAAGTCACGGCGCTCGAATCGGCCGCCGGCGTCGTCCGCGAACCCGACGGCACGGTCGTCGCCACGAACGGTTCGGCGATGACCGAGGAGGGCGTCGCCATCGAGACCACCGAGGGGGACGAACGAACGGTCGAGGAACCCACACCGGCCGACCCGCCCGCGGACGAGCGCGAATCGCCGGCGAGCCACTCCCCCGAGACGGCCGAGCCGGCGGAGGTGTCCGAAACCGGGAGGGACGAATCGGAGCCCGTCGAACCCACGGAACCGGTCCCGATCGACCGCATCGAGCACGGCAGCGACCCGCAGCGGCCGGCGCGCGAACCCGGCGAGTGGCCGGGCGAACCCGACACCGCGGCGGACGGTCTCGATTCCTCGGGGTCGCTCGTCGACGGCGGCGCGGCCGTCGGTCGCTGGCCCGACGGAACCACCGCGGGGACGACACACGAAAGCGAGGAGGGCGAAGCGGCGACCCGCGGGAAGCGACAGAGCCGGAAGCCGGGCGACGCGCTTTCGTGTGGGGCCTGTACGTTCACCAGCCCGATCGCGGACTCGCCGCTGCGAGCGGGCGACATCTGTCCCGACTGTGGGACGGGGTACCTCGCGTGGGAGACGCGAAAGGGGTAA